A window from Solanum stenotomum isolate F172 chromosome 7, ASM1918654v1, whole genome shotgun sequence encodes these proteins:
- the LOC125871909 gene encoding auxilin-related protein 2, with protein MDDLDVLARDLGFRHAGKSAPMRSDVRSTSSSDPDAMLFNDVFGGPPKYTNTNNSADFNYDSIFISGKTNNKNDDNIKTSSFPVYDKPVYDDDIFDGLPGVKSKSLSSSSTLRFEDDVFATMTSPPQQNTHFDDLLGNFGRNEKVAQPKSSAGSTEFDDLLAGFGTGTSCRSFTDSTYPSKPAGDSNKSSSMLDDPFVVLESTSVPANSPPGEFSDPLEEIGKLGKSGMAKTGASSVSGGVFDDLDPLSGFDKPVRPLSHEKKTGGKDRSPSKAGAGRSDAHNSTSRENIETPPFRYSESHSQKKVPGDSFQESPHFNMPSEDPLRSLGETAPPPYADNDLHETNFQVDTSPRSEDQVQASEDIWLTVSEIPLFTQPTSAPPPSRPPPPIPRRSSKSEASFSSSNARKGEGYSSSPNHYQYSQSPKPVRPAVKSPPVSQLDELEDFARGWTKSSIDENADALSGEEMNGNSVAAASAAAMKEVMDRAEAKFRHAKEVREREYAKSAKSKEAVHLERDEQAKNEVQEREFRENQERLENERRQWEKEEEERAQKKLERERERARELEKERARQAVERATREARERAAAGARDRAAAETRLKAERAAVEKAAAEARGRAEKAAVQRAQAEARERAAAEAKERAEKAAAEAREKEACEKASAVKAESEARRRAERAAVERAAAEARERAAASARMNQQRNDNDLESFFSMGRASSAPKTRTSTPDNIFDSQFQNKAGSEGPKSTAGVASSNMRKASSTTSFVDDLSSIFGASASSGEFQDVEGETEERRRARLERHQRTQERAAKALAEKNQRDLQVQRDQEERHRISETLDFEIKRWAAGKEGNLRALLSTLQYVLWPECGWQPVSLTDLIVGASVKKVYRKATLCIHPDKVQQKGANLQQKYIAEKVFDLLKEAWNKFNSEELF; from the exons ATGGATGACCTCGATGTGTTAGCTCGAGACTTGGGTTTTCGGCACGCAGGAAAATCCGCACCAATGAGATCCGACGTCCGATCAACCTCTTCTTCTGATCCTGATGCTATGTTATTCAACGATGTCTTCGGTGGCCCTCCTAAATACACCAATACCAATAACTCTGCCGATTTCAATTACGATTCTATTTTCATCTCCGGCAAGACCAATAACAAAAATGATGACAACATCAAGACCTCCTCCTTCCCTGTCTATGACAAGCCAGTCTACGACGACGATATATTCGACGGCTTACCAGGAGTAAAGAGCAAATCCCTATCTTCTTCATCTACACTGAGATTTGAGGACGATGTTTTTGCTACAATGACTTCCCCGCCCCAGCAAAACACTCATTTTGATGATCTCTTGGGGAATTTCGGGAGGAATGAGAAGGTGGCACAACCAAAGAGTAGTGCTGGTTCCACTGAGTTCGATGATTTACTAGCTGGCTTTGGAACTGGCACCAGTTGCAG GTCATTTACCGATTCAACTTATCCCTCCAAACCAGCTGGAGATTCAAATAAAAGCTCTAGTATGCTGGATGATCCTTTTGTCGTGCTAGAGTCGACCTCGGTGCCAGCAAATTCTCCTCCCGGGGAGTTTTCAGATCCACTGGAAGAGATTGGTAAGCTTGGTAAATCTGGAATGGCGAAAACTGGTGCTTCATCAGTTAGTGGAGGGGTGTTTGATGATCTAGATCCACTTAGTGGGTTTGATAAGCCTGTTCGTCCACTTTCCCATGAGAAGAAGACAGGAGGGAAGGACAGAAGCCCATCAAAGGCTGGAGCAGGAAGGAGCGATGCACATAACTCTACCTCAAGAGAAAATATTGAGACACCGCCATTTAGATATTCTGAAAGTCACTCACAGAAAAAAGTGCCTGGGGATAGTTTTCAAGAGTCTCCCCATTTTAACATGCCTTCAGAAGATCCTCTAAGATCTTTGGGTGAAACTGCTCCTCCTCCATATGCAGATAATGATCTTCACGAAACAAACTTCCAAGTGGATACATCCCCAAGATCAGAGGATCAAGTACAGGCTTCTGAAGATATATGGCTTACTGTATCAGAGATTCCTCTTTTTACACAACCTACAAGTGCTCCACCTCCATCACGACCACCGCCTCCAATACCACGGCGCAGTTCAAAGTCAGAGGCAAGTTTTTCCTCTTCAAATGCAAGGAAGGGTGAGGGTTACTCCTCTTCCCCTAATCACTACCAGTATTCTCAGAGTCCTAAGCCGGTTCGTCCTGCAGTTAAAAGCCCTCCAGTCTCACAGTTGGATGAACTTGAGGATTTTGCCAGGGGTTGGACTAAGAGTAGTATTGATGAAAATGCTGATGCTCTTTCTGGAGAAGAGATGAATGGAAACTCTGTTGCTGCTGCATCAGCAGCTGCAATGAAGGAGGTTATGGATAGAGCTGAGGCCAAATTTAGACATGCTAAGGAGGTCCGAGAAAGAGAATATGCAAAGTCTGCTAAGAGTAAGGAAGCTGTACATCTGGAAAGGGATGAACAAGCAAAAAATGAAGTGCAGGAAAGAGAGTTTCGAGAAAACCAGGAGAGACTAGAAAATGAGAGGCGACAGTgggagaaggaagaagaagaaagagcaCAAAAGAAGCTTGAGAGAGAAAGGGAGAGAGCCAGGGAGCTTGAAAAAGAAAGGGCTCGGCAAGCGGTAGAAAGGGCTACTAGGGAAGCACGTGAAAGAGCAGCAGCTGGGGCACGTGACAGAGCTGCTGCTGAAACCCGTCTAAAAGCAGAAAGAGCTGCTGTGGAGAAGGCTGCAGCTGAAGCTCGAGGACGGGCTGAAAAGGCTGCAGTTCAGAGAGCACAAGCAGAAGCTCGGGAAAGAGCTGCAGCAGAAGCTAAAGAAAGAGCTGAAAAGGCAGCTGCAGAAGCAAGGGAAAAAGAAGCATGTGAAAAAGCTTCTGCTGTGAAGGCCGAGTCTGAGGCACGAAGGCGAGCAGAACGAGCAGCAGTAGAAAGGGCAGCTGCAGAAGCTCGAGAAAGGGCAGCTGCTTCTGCAAGGATGAACCAACAAAGGAATGATAATGATCTTGAATCCTTTTTTAGTATGGGTAGAGCCAGTAGTGCACCAAAGACGAGAACAAGTACTCCT GACAACATATTTGATTCACAGTTTCAGAATAAGGCAGGATCTGAAGGGCCAAAATCAACAGCTGGTGTAGCCTCCTCCAACATGAGGAAAGCATCTTCCACGACTAGTTTCGTGGATgatctttcttctatttttggaG CTTCTGCATCATCTGGGGAATTCCAAGATGTTGAAGGGGAAactgaagaaagaagaagagcaaGACTAGAACGCCATCAACGTACTCAGGAGCGTGCA GCTAAAGCTTTGGCTGAGAAGAATCAGCGCGACCTTCAAGTGCAGAGGGATCAGGAAGAAAGACAT AGAATTTCCGAAACATTAGATTTTGAGATCAAGCGATGGGCTGCTGGAAAAGAGGGAAATCTGCGTGCACTTCTATCGACTTTGCAATAT gTGCTTTGGCCTGAATGTGGCTGGCAGCCTGTGTCCTTGACCGATTTGATTGTGGGTGCCTCTGTCAAAAAAGTATATAGAAAAGCAACCCTTTGTATTCATCCTGATAAGGTGCAGCAGAAAGGTGCCAAccttcaacaaaaatatattgcCGAGAAGGTTTTTGACCTACTTAAG GAAGCGTGGAACAAATTCAATTCTGAGGAACTCTTCTAG